The Weissella confusa DNA window TTGTTGCTCATATAGTCTATCCCCCAAAAATAAAAAGCCAGTTACCAGCTGGCAACTGACTTTATTGTATCAAGCTTAGATGAACAATACACGCACTGATTCAGGAATTTCGTAGTCCTTTTGTGACAACGTCAATTCACCAGTCTCAGCATCGCGACGGTAAACCGTCACGTTATCTGTGTTTTGGTTAGCCGCAACCAAGAACTCGTTGCTTGGGTTCAAAGCGAAATCACGTGGGAAGTCACCCTCAGTTGAAATCCATTGGATGTGTTCAACTGATGCACCGCCGTCCTTAACCGCAAAGACCGCGATTGAGTTGTGACCACGGTTTGACGTGTACACAAACTTACCGTCGTTTGACAAGTAGATAGCTGCACCACCGTTGTGCTCAGTCCAATCTGCAGGAATCATTGAAACAGTTTGCAACAACGTGAATGATCCGTCAGCGTTGTACTTCAAAACTGACAACTTTGATGACAATTCACCCAACAAGTATGCGTATTGACCGTCTGGGCTAAAGCGCAAGTGACGTGGACCGAAGCCAGCTTCTGTTTCAAACGTTGCAACCAACGTCAACTTACCTTCGTCAGACACATCAAACGTCAACACCTTGTCGGCACCCAAATCAACGACTGCCACACGGTTGTCTGGCGTCAAGTTGTTCCAGTGAACGTGTGATGAGCCTTGTTCTGGACGTGGCCCTGATCCTTCTGATTGGAATGAATCAGTCAGCGTCAATGAACCATCAGCTGCAATCGCGAAGACTTCCAACGTACCCTTGTGGTAGTTACCTGAGTACAACAATTGACGGGCTTCATCAACAGACACGTACGCTGGTGAAGCACCTTCTGCCAAAACTTCTTGTGTCAACGTTGCTTCGTCATTGGCAAAGTCGAACACACCAACACCACCTTGGTCGCCGTTCTTGTCAACCGCGTACAACTTGTTAGCCTTGCTCAAAGCAAGGTATGTTGGTGAACCAACTTCAGCAACCAACTTGGCATCTTGCAACTCACCAGTCTCCGTGTTCAATGCTGCTTCGTAAATTCCCTTTGAAACACGTCGCGTATAAGTACCAAATAAAATCTTTTCCAATGCCATGGTTGATCTCGCTTTCATTCATTAAATATCTTTTCAGTAAACGCTTACATTATAACATAAAAGCGTATGCATCAACAGACACATACGCTTTCGTTACCTATTTATTCGCAATTACTTCAATTTCAATGCGGGCGTTCTTTGGCAACGTTGCCACCGCTACAGCTGAACGAGCTGGGAATGCGTCAACCTCACTAAAGTAATCGGCATACAACTCATTTACAGGTGCAAAATCAGCCATATCAGCAAGGTAAACACTCACTTTAACAATATCTGCTCGCGTCATGTCAGCTGCAGCAAGCAAGCCATCAATGTTCTTAAAGACTTGCGTTGCTTGTTCCAAGGTCGTCTCCCCTGCAAATTCCCCTGTGCTAGGAATCA harbors:
- a CDS encoding lactonase family protein, encoding MALEKILFGTYTRRVSKGIYEAALNTETGELQDAKLVAEVGSPTYLALSKANKLYAVDKNGDQGGVGVFDFANDEATLTQEVLAEGASPAYVSVDEARQLLYSGNYHKGTLEVFAIAADGSLTLTDSFQSEGSGPRPEQGSSHVHWNNLTPDNRVAVVDLGADKVLTFDVSDEGKLTLVATFETEAGFGPRHLRFSPDGQYAYLLGELSSKLSVLKYNADGSFTLLQTVSMIPADWTEHNGGAAIYLSNDGKFVYTSNRGHNSIAVFAVKDGGASVEHIQWISTEGDFPRDFALNPSNEFLVAANQNTDNVTVYRRDAETGELTLSQKDYEIPESVRVLFI
- a CDS encoding RidA family protein: MTKQIIATTDAPGAIGPYSQAVLTNGTLYASGQIGLIPSTGEFAGETTLEQATQVFKNIDGLLAAADMTRADIVKVSVYLADMADFAPVNELYADYFSEVDAFPARSAVAVATLPKNARIEIEVIANK